From one Streptococcus pneumoniae genomic stretch:
- a CDS encoding serine hydrolase — MVELCFLQWQPSLCSCGKITRGEVKPTATKPEIPVKPVDKSETAFGTVSISDIDKQNYTFTTTITNAKHEAGIKSVKVAVWSDSNGQDDLEWYVATKQKDGTYNIHTYYELGNNKLVGIANNTIQVTTPAPREYIKKELAAIKTQFEQLFNKVPGDKSLVVMPTDGTELLSINDNVQRSASTIKLFIMASAFAKAERGELNLSKAYTVKSSDIVEASVALTGKAGKTYTLDDITRMMVQYSDNTATNIMITAVGGVKAVNDEIRRLGYTKTTLNRYMRIPSQINAGLENYISAVEATDLLKNIYNTASTASANSDRSMLNKLSNNYYKLWLPATIQGIAQTWDKPGNDPAFGVENDIAIIKKHGRAYAVGLLTQGPGSNGFTNTNRFAQFGRGIANLL, encoded by the coding sequence ATGGTTGAGCTATGTTTCTTACAGTGGCAACCGTCGTTATGTTCCTGTGGTAAAATTACCAGAGGGGAGGTAAAACCCACAGCAACTAAGCCTGAAATTCCAGTAAAACCAGTAGATAAATCAGAAACAGCATTTGGAACAGTTTCTATTTCGGATATTGATAAACAAAATTATACATTTACTACAACTATTACTAATGCAAAACACGAAGCTGGTATTAAGAGTGTTAAAGTAGCAGTATGGTCAGATAGTAACGGTCAAGATGATTTGGAATGGTATGTAGCAACCAAACAAAAAGATGGTACTTATAATATCCATACTTACTATGAACTAGGCAATAATAAGCTAGTTGGAATTGCTAATAATACAATTCAGGTAACGACTCCAGCTCCTCGTGAGTATATTAAGAAAGAGCTTGCAGCTATTAAAACACAGTTTGAGCAGTTGTTTAATAAAGTACCAGGAGATAAATCTTTAGTCGTTATGCCAACAGATGGAACAGAATTATTATCGATTAATGATAACGTTCAACGTTCTGCATCTACAATCAAGTTGTTTATCATGGCTAGTGCTTTTGCAAAAGCAGAGCGTGGGGAATTGAACTTAAGTAAAGCTTACACTGTCAAATCATCAGATATTGTGGAGGCTTCCGTAGCTTTGACTGGAAAGGCAGGAAAGACTTATACCTTAGATGATATTACTCGCATGATGGTTCAATATAGTGATAATACTGCAACAAATATTATGATTACTGCTGTTGGTGGCGTAAAAGCAGTGAATGATGAAATTCGTCGTTTAGGATATACCAAAACTACTTTGAATCGTTATATGAGAATTCCATCTCAGATTAATGCAGGGTTGGAAAACTATATCTCTGCTGTTGAAGCAACTGACTTGTTGAAGAATATTTATAATACTGCATCAACAGCTAGTGCGAATTCTGATCGTTCTATGCTCAATAAACTGTCTAATAATTATTATAAATTATGGTTGCCAGCTACTATCCAAGGAATTGCCCAAACTTGGGATAAACCTGGGAATGATCCAGCCTTTGGTGTAGAAAATGATATTGCGATTATAAAGAAACATGGACGTGCTTATGCAGTAGGATTGTTAACGCAAGGACCAGGAAGCAATGGTTTCACGAATACAAACCGTTTTGCACAATTTGGTCGCGGAATTGCAAATTTACTATAA